Proteins from a genomic interval of Bacteroidota bacterium:
- a CDS encoding DUF4292 domain-containing protein, which translates to MKFKTVVLFMVYVVFSVSGFAQEPPISDADTLIARIAATQFDYQTLSARAKVSWSDGDERTSFQTGIRMKKDSLVWMSLSTAGIEGVRLLIGRDSMRVLNNFSGDMTTHDLSYLQFWLPFPVNFNQLQQFIAGQRMSIGEKAALVTEQDSFWVLHTESNNMRETVWVDKQEYTLRKILLKDKLLNQDMEIIFEAYAALNEKPFSYRRLMTIHHGAAVMQMSIEISRAKRNEELTYPFDK; encoded by the coding sequence ATGAAATTTAAGACGGTTGTTTTATTCATGGTGTATGTGGTGTTCAGCGTTTCTGGCTTTGCACAGGAACCGCCTATTTCTGATGCGGACACTTTGATAGCGCGCATCGCAGCAACACAGTTTGATTATCAAACCCTTTCGGCGCGGGCCAAAGTGAGTTGGAGCGATGGTGATGAGCGGACTTCTTTTCAAACCGGCATAAGGATGAAAAAGGACAGTCTGGTATGGATGAGTCTATCCACCGCGGGTATTGAAGGCGTGCGCCTGTTGATAGGCCGCGACTCGATGCGGGTGCTCAACAATTTCTCTGGCGATATGACTACCCACGACCTTAGCTATTTGCAATTCTGGCTGCCCTTCCCGGTCAACTTCAATCAACTGCAACAATTCATAGCGGGGCAAAGAATGAGCATCGGCGAAAAAGCGGCTTTAGTGACAGAACAGGATAGCTTTTGGGTGCTTCACACTGAATCAAACAATATGCGCGAAACCGTGTGGGTGGACAAACAAGAGTACACCCTCCGCAAAATTCTGTTGAAAGACAAGCTTCTGAACCAGGATATGGAAATTATTTTTGAGGCCTATGCGGCGCTGAATGAAAAACCGTTTTCATATCGGCGACTCATGACTATTCATCACGGAGCGGCAGTGATGCAAATGTCCATTGAAATCAGCCGCGCAAAACGGAATGAAGAATTGACCTATCCTTTTGATAAATGA
- a CDS encoding peptidoglycan DD-metalloendopeptidase family protein, whose amino-acid sequence MKTQLTVPKAWMPIDFGRWSMKKIAQVSLCILFSLISFVHADAQSTQKKKVQLQSQMKKLQEEIKLINADMKRTSAKKVKSLSEIQALQAKIRSREKLIQNLGGQINEMDEEINLMESELVEKATEVEKMKQDYAEMLRKSYENITLQNQVVFLLSSATFYEAARRYNYLLRIADYRRGQAKELQLAIEDLQSRHDTLALSKEEKQTILGQQTHQKVRMEQEKQEKDQAVVMLQEKEKTLRKRIEQKNKAAQALNNKIQKIIEEEIRLARKKAEDEEKRRREQDAKKGIVRKAPTLITLTPEEQELSKGFSNNRGKLPWPVLKGYVISSFGKHEHAVLKGVMVENNGIDIKTERGAEARALFGGTVVSVFYLPTTQNCIIIKHGEYFTVYSNIETVSVKPNQTVDIKQSLGKLYTDSSEDVTKVHLEIWKGKDKLDPDVWLAGR is encoded by the coding sequence ATGAAAACCCAGTTGACAGTGCCGAAGGCTTGGATGCCAATTGACTTTGGTCGGTGGTCTATGAAAAAGATAGCTCAGGTTTCCCTTTGTATCCTTTTTAGCTTGATCTCCTTTGTCCATGCAGACGCGCAAAGCACACAGAAAAAGAAGGTGCAACTTCAAAGTCAAATGAAGAAGTTGCAAGAGGAAATCAAGTTGATTAACGCCGACATGAAGCGGACCAGTGCCAAAAAGGTGAAGAGCCTTTCGGAGATACAAGCTCTCCAGGCCAAGATTCGTTCTCGCGAAAAACTAATTCAAAATCTCGGAGGTCAAATCAATGAGATGGACGAGGAAATCAACCTGATGGAATCTGAACTCGTCGAAAAAGCAACGGAGGTGGAGAAGATGAAACAGGATTATGCCGAGATGTTGCGCAAGAGTTATGAAAACATCACACTTCAAAATCAGGTGGTGTTTCTGCTCTCCTCCGCTACTTTTTATGAGGCGGCCCGACGATATAATTATCTATTGCGCATTGCCGATTACCGGCGCGGACAGGCTAAGGAGTTGCAACTGGCCATAGAGGATTTACAGAGCCGTCACGATACGTTAGCACTTAGCAAAGAAGAAAAGCAAACTATTCTCGGCCAGCAAACCCACCAGAAGGTGCGCATGGAGCAAGAGAAACAGGAGAAAGACCAAGCGGTAGTCATGCTACAGGAAAAAGAAAAAACGCTGCGCAAAAGAATAGAGCAGAAAAACAAAGCTGCTCAGGCACTCAACAACAAGATTCAAAAGATTATTGAAGAAGAAATTCGCTTGGCAAGAAAGAAAGCGGAAGATGAAGAAAAGCGGCGGCGCGAACAAGATGCCAAGAAAGGCATTGTGCGCAAAGCTCCGACCCTCATCACCTTGACCCCCGAAGAACAGGAACTGTCGAAAGGCTTTTCAAACAATCGCGGCAAGTTGCCTTGGCCGGTGCTGAAGGGCTACGTCATTTCTTCTTTTGGCAAACATGAACACGCGGTGCTGAAAGGAGTGATGGTAGAAAATAACGGCATAGACATTAAAACCGAACGCGGTGCAGAAGCTCGCGCACTTTTTGGAGGAACCGTCGTGAGTGTGTTCTATCTGCCCACCACGCAAAACTGTATCATCATCAAGCACGGCGAATATTTCACGGTCTATTCTAATATTGAAACCGTCAGCGTGAAGCCCAATCAAACGGTAGACATCAAGCAGTCACTTGGCAAACTTTACACCGACTCAAGCGAAGACGTGACAAAGGTCCATTTGGAAATCTGGAAAGGCAAGGACAAATTAGATCCAGATGTTTGGCTAGCGGGCAGATAA
- a CDS encoding type II toxin-antitoxin system HicB family antitoxin, whose product MKISDEKTLHLPILIEQDEDDVYIVSCPSFKGCHSYGKTVEEALKNIREAIDLCMEDEPALEINKFIGFRELHVKVA is encoded by the coding sequence ATGAAAATCAGCGATGAGAAAACCCTGCACCTCCCTATTCTAATTGAACAGGACGAGGACGATGTATATATTGTTTCCTGCCCCTCTTTTAAGGGTTGCCATTCTTATGGCAAAACGGTGGAAGAGGCACTAAAAAATATTCGTGAAGCAATTGATTTGTGTATGGAGGATGAGCCTGCCTTAGAGATTAATAAGTTTATCGGGTTTCGCGAGTTGCACGTCAAAGTGGCATGA
- a CDS encoding glycosyltransferase family 2 protein encodes MNKLTVVIITYNEETNIGRCLDSVCGIADEIIAVDSFSTDRTREIAEQKGAKVHARKFDSYGIQKNYGNALASHDYIFSIDADEVLSEELKQSIIEAKSNFLHDAYVMNRLNFLGSKPIRTCGWYPDKKLRLFRKNKGKWNEALIHEKLEMQNMVSVAHLFGDLLHYTYPTQESLIKQSDRFASIAAQQLKDKSLLYLIMKMLFSPMFKLFRNYFLNLGFMEGSLGWTICYYQSREVFLKYFLAIKMKR; translated from the coding sequence ATGAATAAACTAACGGTTGTTATTATCACTTATAATGAGGAAACCAACATCGGAAGATGTTTGGATTCTGTTTGTGGTATTGCCGACGAAATCATTGCGGTAGATTCGTTCTCCACCGACCGGACTCGTGAAATTGCCGAACAAAAGGGAGCGAAAGTCCATGCCAGGAAATTTGATTCTTATGGGATACAGAAAAATTATGGTAACGCCTTGGCAAGTCATGACTATATCTTCTCCATAGATGCAGATGAAGTATTGAGTGAAGAACTTAAACAATCAATCATAGAAGCGAAGTCCAATTTTCTCCATGATGCTTACGTGATGAACCGTTTGAATTTCTTGGGAAGCAAACCAATCCGCACCTGTGGCTGGTATCCGGATAAGAAATTGCGTTTATTCAGGAAGAATAAAGGAAAATGGAATGAAGCGCTCATCCATGAGAAATTAGAGATGCAAAATATGGTATCCGTAGCTCACCTGTTCGGCGACCTGCTTCATTACACATACCCTACTCAAGAGTCGCTTATCAAGCAAAGCGATAGGTTTGCCTCGATAGCTGCACAGCAATTAAAAGATAAATCCCTCCTCTATCTTATAATGAAAATGCTTTTCAGTCCGATGTTCAAACTCTTCCGAAACTATTTTTTGAATTTAGGATTTATGGAAGGCAGCCTTGGTTGGACCATCTGTTATTACCAAAGTCGCGAAGTCTTTCTGAAATATTTTCTAGCGATTAAAATGAAACGGTGA
- a CDS encoding glycosyltransferase family 4 protein, whose translation MMKIGFDAKRALNNSTGLGNHARILINALAQKFPEHEYLLFSPRSREEEFYKLYDKLQIIAPKTKFDKAFSPFWRSFSMIEQLKGRGVNIYHGLSNELPFNIHQSGIPSVVTIHDLIFLKHTQQYFFLDRKIYEIKTRYAAKHANRIIAVSEETKNDLVHFYKTPKEKITVIHPAVEPVFYKIATVEAKSELKRKYALPEKFMLNVSSFFPRKNQKTLIRAFDLIKDKVDENLILVGSGGSERKSILHLIAQMKLERRIKIISGISNEELPTLYQLAAVFVYPSIYEGFGAPVLEALCSRTPVITTSGGCMQEAGGEHSIYIDPHQPEEIADALIRVLRNESLRKEMIDKGYAHALSLTPETFAEKTMRAYLDVT comes from the coding sequence GTGATGAAAATCGGTTTCGATGCCAAGCGCGCCTTGAATAACTCCACCGGATTGGGAAATCATGCTCGTATTCTTATCAATGCCTTGGCACAAAAATTTCCCGAGCATGAATACCTGCTCTTTTCGCCCAGATCAAGGGAGGAGGAGTTTTATAAACTGTATGACAAGTTGCAAATCATTGCGCCAAAGACAAAGTTTGATAAGGCATTCTCTCCTTTTTGGCGCTCGTTCAGCATGATCGAACAATTGAAGGGACGAGGCGTGAATATTTATCATGGACTGAGCAATGAACTGCCGTTCAATATACATCAGTCGGGTATTCCATCGGTGGTGACGATTCACGATTTGATTTTTCTGAAACACACGCAGCAGTATTTCTTTCTTGACCGGAAGATTTATGAGATCAAAACCCGCTATGCTGCTAAACATGCCAACCGGATTATTGCTGTGAGCGAGGAGACTAAAAATGATTTAGTGCACTTTTATAAAACCCCAAAAGAGAAAATAACAGTCATTCACCCGGCGGTGGAACCCGTGTTCTATAAAATAGCGACCGTGGAAGCCAAATCAGAGCTCAAGAGGAAATATGCGCTCCCTGAAAAATTCATGCTCAATGTATCTTCCTTTTTCCCACGTAAAAATCAAAAGACATTGATTCGCGCTTTTGATTTAATCAAAGATAAAGTGGACGAGAATTTAATCCTTGTCGGCTCTGGCGGTTCGGAAAGGAAAAGTATCCTTCATCTTATTGCTCAAATGAAATTGGAACGCAGAATAAAAATCATTTCCGGCATATCCAACGAAGAACTGCCTACGCTCTATCAACTCGCTGCTGTGTTTGTATATCCTTCCATCTATGAAGGTTTCGGAGCGCCGGTGCTCGAAGCGCTGTGCAGCCGCACTCCTGTTATCACTACGTCCGGTGGCTGTATGCAGGAAGCCGGTGGAGAGCATTCCATATATATAGATCCACATCAGCCGGAAGAAATTGCTGATGCACTGATTCGAGTGTTGCGGAACGAATCTCTGAGAAAAGAAATGATTGACAAGGGCTATGCTCATGCGCTGTCGCTGACTCCAGAGACTTTTGCAGAGAAAACTATGCGGGCCTATTTGGATGTAACCTGA
- a CDS encoding type II toxin-antitoxin system HicA family toxin yields the protein MSNKQPVMSGKNLVRLLMQHGFEIVRIKGSHYRMKHPDGRVTTIPVHHNDDIPRGLLRKIVREDLIMDMEEFVVWIEAK from the coding sequence ATGAGCAACAAACAGCCGGTCATGTCCGGGAAAAACTTAGTGCGGCTGCTGATGCAACATGGCTTTGAAATCGTTCGCATTAAAGGCTCTCATTACCGGATGAAGCATCCCGACGGTCGGGTGACAACTATACCCGTTCATCATAATGACGATATACCAAGAGGACTGCTACGCAAAATTGTTCGCGAAGATTTGATTATGGATATGGAAGAATTTGTCGTTTGGATAGAAGCAAAATAA